A single genomic interval of Camelina sativa cultivar DH55 chromosome 11, Cs, whole genome shotgun sequence harbors:
- the LOC104727001 gene encoding uncharacterized protein LOC104727001 yields MEPDNVERNLQSLRRLYSLLESNARNGYVPESYKLDENTQFLLKRLLDFASHELLVTQSQILPTELILFPRMDIHGLRPLNVAPPAMSSSQISGSHITPSGKLLETKGSFKRDPRVNQIQSSSSKDGLTKQVANAIEQIDIQLSALSFVTGRVGSDDRTRSCKSSVTPPIEDRRHNFQSLTSRVRSNNYMPMSPEDVTVGSHDDLTLPSNDQFVRLTSQPQPLPPLVVSSIDFKKPSQSNRTSQKMPSMKPTLMDQETETLGDDLFETDDEQTTSGTTFESEDEDVSNDQESDGETGSRSGSNWETQAESDTETESESLYPSQSDESGSEDSASPPDRNRDTSKKRRSAMGVLRRLKNKIGKVIHHHHHHHHHHHHLNKNKPSASKSTFHQKHVIEKSDEKRGTTSKTRGLLTTHTQHRGLTTHTLMEVWKRHRKNTKKQNHDKLQGHAKKTQWLKNLKKRHGGGVKIPKRGRVKFGKTHYLTKNIQEHDGK; encoded by the exons ATGGAGCCCGATAACGTAGAGCGTAATCTTCAATCTCTGAGAAGATTGTACAGTCTTCTCGAATCAAATGCAAGGAATGGATACGTTCCTGAGTCATATAAG TTAGATGAGAACACTCAGTTTCTGTTAAAGAGGTTGCTCGATTTTGCCTCCCATGAACTTTTAGTTACACAATCACAG ATACTTCCAACAGAACTAATTTTATTTCCTAGAATGGATATTCACGGTCTAAGACCGCTGAATGTGGCGCCACCTGCGATGTCGTCGTCTCAGATCAGCGGTTCTCACATTACGCCAAGTGGTAAACTATTGGAGACGAAAGGATCGTTTAAGCGAGATCCGAGAGTTAATCAGATTCAAAGCAGTTCTAGTAAGGATGGTTTAACAAAACAAGTCGCTAACGCAATCGAACAAATCGATATACAGCTTTCAGCTTTAAGCTTTGTTACTGGCCGTGTGGGTTCTGATGATAGAACACGGTCTTGCAAGTCCTCTGTAACTCCTCCCATTGAAGATCGGAGACATAACTTTCAATCTCTTACGTCTCGTGTAAGAAGCAATAATTACATGCCAATGAGTCCAGAAGATGTAACAGTTGGAAGCCATGATGATCTAACTTTGCCTTCTAATGATCAGTTTGTTCGGCTCACGTCACAACCACAGCCGTTACCGCCTCTTGTTGTGAGTTCCATTGATTTCAAGAAGCCAAGTCAAAGTAACAGAACGTCACAAAAGATGCCTAGTATGAAACCAACGTTGATGGATCAAGAAACTGAAACGTTGGGCGATGACTTGTTTGAAACAGATGATGAACAAACAACGTCTGGGACAACTTTTGAGTCGGAAGACGAAGATGTTTCAAATGATCAAGAATCAGATGGGGAGACAGGGTCAAGATCTGGATCAAACTGGGAAACTCAAGCAGAGAGTGACACCGAGACTGAGTCAGAATCATTATATCCATCACAGAGTGATGAATCTGGCTCTGAAGACAGCGCTTCTCCTCCTGATAGAAACAGAGATACTTCAAAAAAGAGGAGAAGTGCAATGGGGGTGCTGAGAAGATTAAAGAATAAGATAGGAAAAGTAAtccaccatcatcaccatcaccaccatcatcatcatcacctcaacAAGAATAAGCCATCAGCTTCGAAGAGTACATTTCACCAAAAGCATGTAATAGAGAAATCAGATGAGAAGAGAGGGACGACGTCAAAAACCAGAGGTCTTCTTACTACACATACGCAGCATAGAGGACTTACTACACATACGCTAATGGAAGTATGGAAGAGACATAGAAAGAAcacgaagaaacaaaaccatgaTAAGCTGCAGGGTCATGCCAAGAAAACGCAGTGGTTGAAAAACTTGAAGAAGCGTCACGGTGGTGGTGTGAAGATTCCCAAAAGAGGACGTGTGAAGTTTGGAAAAACACAttatttgaccaaaaatattCAAGAACATGATGGAAAATAG
- the LOC104729060 gene encoding spore wall protein 2-like — MEYDQQRPYSTDEMKEEMKNLIDAMHPLCLREKEPTVILMHHGWKSERLIEGLVHKGNEFFEEIGLKPTLIDSYQDFSVSSCGICSKTEDEFNMYSDDDDDDDSDDDDDDDDDYEGEGQGEGAGEGEGDVEGEGEGEGDVEDVEGEGEGDVEGEGEGDVEDVEGEGEGDVEGEGEGDVEDVEGEGEGDVEGEGEGDVEDVEGEGEGDVEGEGEGDVEDVEGEGEGDVEGEGEGDVEDVEGEGEGDVEGEGEGDVEDVEGEGEGDVKDVEGESEGYVEDVEGEGEGEVEVEDIKGEGEGEGEGEGEGEGEGEGEGEGDGDGGVEDVEYEDEDYTFISTPFCSHKFCKTCWREYLEKNYYSLEENLTIISCPDQDCRAAVGQQTVEKLGVYDQEMYENYLLRSYIENKQLDAPDCN, encoded by the coding sequence ATGGAGTACGATCAACAAAGACCTTACTCGACAGATGAAATGAAGGAAGAGATGAAGAACCTAATCGATGCCATGCACCCCTTATGCTTACGGGAAAAAGAACCGACGGTAATCCTCATGCATCACGGATGGAAGTCGGAACGTCTTATAGAGGGTTTGGTTCATAAAGGGAATGAATTCTTTGAGGAAATTGGTTTGAAACCAACTTTGATTGATTCATATCAAgatttctctgtttcatcttgtGGTATTTGTTCTAAGACTGAAGATGAATTTAATATgtatagtgatgatgatgatgatgatgatagtgatgatgatgatgatgatgatgacgattaTGAGGGTGAGGGCCAGGGTGAAGGTGCGGGAGAGGGTGAGGGTGATGTGGAAGGTGAGGGTGAGGGCGAGGGTGATGTTGAAGATGTCGAAGGTGAGGGCGAGGGTGATGTTGAAGGTGAGGGCGAGGGTGATGTTGAAGATGTCGAAGGTGAGGGCGAGGGTGATGTTGAAGGTGAGGGCGAGGGTGATGTTGAAGATGTCGAAGGTGAGGGCGAGGGTGATGTTGAAGGTGAGGGCGAGGGTGATGTTGAAGATGTCGAAGGTGAGGGCGAGGGTGATGTTGAAGGTGAGGGCGAGGGTGATGTTGAAGATGTCGAAGGTGAGGGCGAGGGTGATGTTGAAGGTGAGGGCGAGGGTGATGTTGAAGATGTCGAAGGTGAGGGCGAGGGTGATGTTGAAGGTGAGGGCGAGGGTGATGTTGAAGATGTCGAAGGTGAGGGCGAGGGTGATGTTAAAGATGTCGAAGGTGAGAGCGAGGGTTATGTTGAAGATGTCGAAGGTGAGGGCGAGGGCGAGGTTGAGGTTGAAGATATCAAAGGTGAGGGCGAGGGCGAGGGCGAGGGCGAGGGCGAGGGCGAGGGCGAGGGCGAGGGTGAGGGTGagggtgatggtgatggtggagTTGAAGATGTCGAATATGAAGATGAGGATTATACTTTCATCTCCACACCTTTTTGTTCTCACAAATTCTGCAAAACTTGTTGGAGAGAGTATCTTGAGAAAAATTACTACTCTCTTGAGGAAAACCTAACCATAATCTCATGCCCTGATCAAGATTGTAGAGCTGCGGTTGGACAACAAACGGTTGAGAAACTAGGAGTATATGATCAAGAGATGTACGAGAATTATCTTCTGAGATCTTATATCGAGAACAAACAACTTGATGCGCCTGATTGTAATTAG
- the LOC104727003 gene encoding probable E3 ubiquitin-protein ligase ARI13 encodes MEKDQKSPYHVLTKDEVREKMKKQIDDISGVFSISESDAIVLLKYHRWDSMKVSDCLVENKEKALLESGLRSVVPDPNGELSLVLCLFCFKTPSEFDGDLVSTPFCSHNFCTACWNNHLKRFFYPAEKNNQTAISCPHPACRAAVGPDTIEKLPVPDQDMYKKYILKSYREGNKVLDIKKCPARDCRYLIAFQKENNDDGEEDCSLNVVCLCGHIFCWRCMLESHRPVTCNNASDWLYKDLKILSKVSDESSKLSSIPARKNVVLSPSSIRRTITKTCCPHCLRSENMHGKQYSLFVTCTCGGRYYWRCMQSEKDHKEASGLYKLCNVQRTVEREAEVKDSCVEHWKACGVLVEKAKSDLKDFEESIIEKPSDLTEKDITIIRKGLMLVRQCRQVIQWSCVYDYYHAEYETSKREYLRFLQANATSLVDSFANTLKEEKERGLSDTSQEFCCVKHKVSVETTDLGNHFYHFIKTLQEGLDDVKVKAYDNYGGLFWFCDRCTYGNTWFHKKCQVCCDDTAAPPELSDLSMGDVMK; translated from the exons ATGGAGAAGGATCAAAAGAGTCCGTATCATGTTCTGACGAAAGATGAAGTTAgggaaaagatgaagaaacagatCGATGATATTTCTGGAGTCTTCTCGATATCAGAATCCGATGCTATCGTACTTCTCAAGTATCACCGATGGGACTCGATGAAGGTTTCagattgtttggttgaaaacaAGGAGAAAGCTTTGTTGGAATCAGGTTTGAGATCAGTTGTCCCTGATCCCAATGGAGAATTATCTCTTGTTCTCTGTTTGTTTTGCTTCAAGACTCCGAGTGAGTTTGATGGTGATCTAGTCTCCACGCCCTTTTGTTCTCACAACTTTTGTACAGCTTGTTGGAATAACCATCTTAAGAGGTTTTTCTATCCTGCTGAGAAAAACAACCAAACTGCTATCTCTTGTCCTCATCCAGCTTGTCGAGCTGCTGTTGGACCGGACACCATTGAGAAACTACCCGTACCTGATCAAGATATGTACAAGAAGTATATTCTAAAATCTTACCGTGAGGGAAACAAGGTATTGGATATCAAAAAGTGCCCTGCACGGGATTGCAGATACCTCATTGCGTTTCAGAAGGAGAACAATGATGATGGTGAGGAAGATTGTAGCTTAAACGTGGTGTGTCTCTGTGGTCATATCTTCTGCTGGAGATGCATGCTTGAGTCACACAGACCAGTGACCTGCAACAACGCTTCTGATTGGTTGTATAAAGATTTGAAGATCTTATCGAAGGTATCAGATGAGTCATCGAAGCTCTCCTCGATTCCAGCCAGGAAAAATGTGGTTCTCTCTCCCTCCTCGATCAGAAGAACCATCACAAAGACTTGCTGCCCTCATTGTCTTCGTTCTGAGAACATGCATGGTAAACAGTACTCCCTGTTCGTGACTTGTACCTGCGG tGGTCGTTACTACTGGAGGTGTATGCAGTCAGAGAAAGACCACAAAGAGGCATCAggattatataaattatgtaatgTACAGAGGACAGTCGAGAGAGAAGCAGAAGTGAAGGATTCTTGTGTGGAACACTGGAAGGCGTGTGGGGTTTTAGTAGAGAAAGCTAAATCCGATCTAAAAGATTTTGAGGAATCCATCATCGAGAAACCGAGTGACTTGACCGAGAAAGACATTACGATTATAAGAAAAGGGCTGATGCTGGTTCGTCAATGTAGGCAAGTCATTCAGTGGAGCTGTGTGTATGACTATTACCACGCGGAGTATGAGACCTCTAAGAGGGAGTACCTACGATTCTTGCAAGCAAACGCGACCTCACTTGTCGACAGTTTCGCAAATACTCTAaaggaggaaaaagaaagaggcTTGTCAGATACTTCTCAAGAGTTTTGTTGCGTGAAACATAAGGTATCCGTCGAGACAACCGACCTTGGTAACCACTTTTACCATTTCATCAAGACTTTACAAGAGGGTTTGGACGATGTGAAGGTGAAGGCCTACGACAACTACGGTGGTCTTTTTTGGTTCTGCGATCGCTGCACTTATGGGAACACTTGGTTCCATAAGAAGTGTCAGGTGTGTTGTGATGATACTGCAGCTCCTCCGGAGCTAAGTGATTTATCTATGGGAGATGTAATGAAGTAA
- the LOC104727005 gene encoding diacylglycerol kinase 2 codes for MMEVGFSLIQWLISSGADSPFIFGWLVTGSFGLLAVIYTFLKWQKNTSLNWVKAAAREKKKVWKRLRVPLSHHQWTDDYGYGPQPSTCCVCLYSLVPAQNVSTKAALTIPVHRCAVCGVAAHFYCSASAAKDCKCVAQAGSDHVRHHWSERWVNMDDNADMTAFCFYCDEPCGIPFIEASPMWHCLWCQRLIHVKCHMIMSKESGDACDLGSLRRVILSPVHVKVNEANGVDGVLSTIRNELASIRGQVRRKRHRGKNGNGQPLNGKLLEDSASNPVKTVVNGIVVKKLRRDRSIDCLKKVSGMSNANGLQNGLGGHKQNKPAAFNLMKKFSLVDMPPDARPLLVFINAKSGGQLGPFLHRRLNMLLNPVQVFELGSCQGPDAGLDLYSKVKYFRVLVCGGDGTVAWVLDAIEKRNFESPPPVAILPLGTGNDLSRVLQWGRGISVVDGQGSLRTFLQDIDHAAVTMLDRWSVKIAEEGTEKFPAREGHKYMMNYLGIGCDAKVAYEFHMMRQESPEKFCSQFVNKLRYAKEGARDIMDRACADLPWQVWLEVDGEDIEIPKDSEGLIVLNIGSYMGGVDLWQNDYEHDDNFTIQCMHDKTLEVVCVRGAWHLGKLQVGLSQARRLAQGKVIRIHVSSPFPVQIDGEPFIQQPGCLEITHHGQVFMLRRASDEPRGHAAAIMNEVLLDAECKGVINASQKKVLLQQMALHLS; via the exons ATGATGGAAGTGGGGTTCTCTCTGATTCAGTGGTTGATTAGTTCTGGTGCTGACAGTCCTTTCATATTCGGATGGCTTGTAACTGGATCTTTTGGGCTTTTAGCAGTGATCTACACATTTCTCAAATGGCAAAAAAACACTTCGTTAAACTGGGTTAAAGCTGCTgctagagagaagaagaaggtttggaAAAGACTGAGAGTTCCACTTTCTCATCATCAATGGACTGATGATTATGGTTATGGTCCTCAGCCTTCCACTTGCTGTGTTTGTCTCTACTCCCTTGTTCCTGCTCAGAACGTTTCTACTAAGGCGGCTCTGACTATCCCCGTCCACCGTTGTGCTGTTTGCGGTGTTGCAGCTCATTTTTATTGCTCTGCCTCTGCTGCAAAAGACTGCAAATGTGTTGCACAGGCTGGATCTGACCATGTTCGACATCATTGGTCCGAGCGATGGGTTAATATGGATGATAATGCTGACATGACTGCTTTTTGCTTCTATTGTGATGAACCGtgtggtattccttttattgaAGCTTCCCCAATGTGGCACTGTCTTTGGTGCCAGCGCCTCATTCATGTTAAGTGTCACATGATTATGTCCAAGGAATCTGGTGACGCTTGTGATCTTGGCTCTCTCAGAAGGGTTATCCTTTCTCCAGTACATGTAAAAGTCAATGAAGCAAATGGTGTCGATGGAGTACTGAGTACTATTAGAAACGAGTTGGCATCTATACGAGGGCAGGTGAGAAGAAAGCGCCACAGAGGGAAAAATGGGAATGGCCAACCTTTAAATGGTAAGCTATTGGAGGATTCAGCCAGCAATCCAGTGAAAACTGTAGTTAATGGGATTGTAGTGAAGAAACTACGCAGAGATAGGAGCATAGATTGCTTAAAGAAAGTCTCGGGCATGTCTAATGCTAATGGATTGCAAAATGGTTTAGGTGGgcacaaacaaaataaacctgCTGCTTTTAATCTGATGAAGAAGTTTTCCTTGGTTGATATGCCCCCAGATGCAAGACCGCTTTTGGTCTTTATTAATGCCAAAAGCGGAGGTCAACTCGGTCCTTTTCTTCATAGGAGACTTAACATGCTATTGAATCCAGTACAG GTCTTTGAACTTGGCTCTTGTCAAGGACCAGACGCTGGTTTAGACCTATATAGCAAAGTGAAGTACTTCAGAGTTTTGGTATGTGGGGGTGATGGAACAGTTGCTTGGGTTCTTGATGCCATCGAGAAGCGCAATTTCGAATCCCCTCCACCTGTTGCTATTCTTCCTTTGGGCACAGGAAATGATCTATCTAGAGTTTTGCAGTGGGGAAGAGGTATTTCAGTAGTTGATGGACAAGGAAGTCTAAGAACGTTTTTGCAAGACATTGATCATGCTGCAGTTACAATGTTGGATCGATGGAGTGTTAAAATTGCAGAAGAGGGCACAGAAAAATTTCCAGCAAGAGAAGGCCACAAGTATATGATGAATTACTTAG GTATCGGGTGCGACGCCAAAGTTGCATATGAATTTCATATGATGCGTCAAGAAAGTCCTGAGAAGTTTTGTAGTCAG tttgtaaataaattacGATATGCTAAAGAAGGTGCGAGGGATATCATGGATCGAGCATGTGCCGATCTACCATGGCAAGTTTGGCTTGAAGTTGATGGAGAAGACATTGAGATTCCCAAG GATTCAGAGGGTCTAATAGTACTAAACATTGGAAGCTATATGGGCGGAGTGGATCTTTGGCAAAATGATTATGAACACGATGATAACTTTACCATTCAGTGTATGCATGACAAAACGCTAGAAGTGGTATGTGTCCGTGGAGCATGGCACCTTGGCAAACTACAG GTTGGCCTGTCTCAGGCTAGAAGGTTAGCACAGGGAAAAGTCATAAGAATACATGTTTCTAGTCCTTTCCCTGTTCAAATAGATGGAGAACCGTTTATTCAGCAACCTGGCTGCTTGGAGATAACTCACCACGGTCAG GTGTTTATGCTAAGAAGAGCATCAGATGAACCACGAGGGCATGCTGCAGCCATAATGAATGAGGTGTTACTCGATGCAGAATGCAAAGGAGTTATAAATGCATCTCAAAAGAAAGTACTTCTACAGCAAATGGCTCTCCATctctcctag